A single genomic interval of Drosophila virilis strain 15010-1051.87 chromosome 2, Dvir_AGI_RSII-ME, whole genome shotgun sequence harbors:
- the LOC6630409 gene encoding uncharacterized protein, translating into MSSHSYRTTTVEYYEYLMPESREYDFESIHWPLHAAISDSYVTRPLCSFNYLTSLQDHLAMAGDNNQHSELIYDTVQCPQRQTIYEFSEQEEPHSTYASPNQAHEDQAADMAKEHERETGDGDASASETHTEEKQRGKKNIYRTKQGYLVEEPTSESEEDQEGTT; encoded by the coding sequence ATGTCGAGTCATAGTTATCGCACCACCACCGTAGAGTATTACGAGTACCTGATGCCGGAATCCCGTGAATATGACTTTGAATCGATACACTGGCCCTTGCATGCTGCTATTTCGGATAGCTACGTGACGCGTCCACTTTGCTCTTTTAACTATCTGACTAGTCTGCAAGACCATTTGGCAATGGCTGGCGACAACAATCAGCATAGTGAGCTAATCTACGACACGGTTCAATGTCCCCAAAGGCAGACTATATATGAATTTAGTGAGCAGGAGGAACCACATTCTACATATGCGTCGCCTAATCAAGCACATGAGGATCAAGCAGCAGATATGGCCAAGGAACATGAGCGTGAGACTGGGGATGGAGACGCTTCAGCATCGGAAACACATACCGAAGAAAAGCAAcgtggcaaaaaaaatatctacCGCACAAAGCAGGGCTATTTGGTGGAGGAGCCCACCAGCGAATCCGAGGAGGACCAAGAAGGCACAACGTAG
- the LOC6630408 gene encoding fibroblast growth factor receptor 4, whose product MIMLTIIVMKQLRLLRLAAIWFLIGICGLPTTIGYFIDYTENTELIQQRAGYDVRLQCNLTGLVDERRLPDIRIHWYFKQCSDNNCYQLESGDDWTALPCDSTLCRPELWLRNVTERYSGLYKCSINPQVWDVQLIRTYQLEVKNSSLAAPEFLDAYPSNKTAIQDTRVVFQCRVHSEEHLTIKWFRRHGYAAYMPAPETPQPPAGTSNFSTHIVRYNGRTYELLPTSPEKLISPQIYLSKLILNSVRLRDAGYYACVAISYRGHKIREAYLEVLPPDENMEYWVDYSNNDEVVTEDTSDPREFLLLFLMPLGLALLPLSVWGGYMLYKRCTRHSECERIEQQYSDEELDTERYVLGGS is encoded by the exons ATGATAATGTTGACAATAATTGTTATGAAACAGCTGCGGCTACTTCGTTTGGCAGCCATTTGGTTCTTAATTGGCATCTGTGGATTGCCCACGACGATTGGGTACTTTATTGATTATACAG AGAACACGGAGCTGATACAACAGCGTGCCGGCTACGACGTTAGGCTGCAGTGCAACCTTACGGGTCTGGTGGATGAGCGCAGGCTGCCGGATATTAGAATACACTGGTACTTCAAG caaTGCAGCGACAATAATTGTTACCAGCTGGAATCTGGCGATGACTGGACTGCACTGCCCTGCGACTCCACACTCTGCCGCCCAGAGCTCTGGCTGCGCAATGTGACCGAGCGTTACTCTGGCCTGTACAAGTGCAGCATTAATCCTCAAGTATGGGATGTGCAACTTATTCGCACCTATCAGCTGGAAGTGAAGA ATAGCTCGCTAGCCGCACCGGAGTTTCTAGATGCGTATCCGAGCAATAAAACCGCCATTCAGGACACTCGAGTGGTGTTCCAGTGTCGCGTTCACAGCGAAGAGCACTTAACTATTAAATGGTTTAGACGACACGGATATGCTGCATATATGCCGGCGCCAGAGACGCCTCAGCCCCCAGCTGGCACTTCAAATTTCAGTACTCACATTGTGCGCTACAATGGACGTACCTACGAGCTGCTGCCTACTTCTCCGGAAAAGCTAATCAGTCCACAGATCTATCTCAGCAAGCTTATATTAAACAGCGTGCGGCTAAGGGATGCCGGCTACTATGCTTGTGTGGCAATAAGCTATCGGGGCCATAAAATACGAGAAGCCTATCTAGAAGTATTGCCACCCGATGAGAATATGGAATACTGGGTGGACTACAGTAACAACGATGAGGTTGTCACTGAAGATACCAGCGATCCTCGCGAATTTCTCTTGTTGTTTCTCATGCCACTTGGCTtagcgctgctgccgctgagcGTTTGGGGTGGATACATGCTCTATAAGCGCTGCACCCGGCATAGCGAGTGTGAGCGCATCGAACAGCAATACTCGGATGAGGAGCTGGACACAGAACGCTATGTGCTCGGCGGCAGTTGA
- the Cby gene encoding protein chibby homolog 1 codes for MPLFNKKFESKPIPARVNRCNIGFPVVNEEIEDFRNISLSLGNKELRFADGIWMHSARKGDVDDMLRLNKKFRALEEENNMCNLKIEVMLDLLAEHATELNELKPKDK; via the exons ATGCCGTTGTTCAACAAGAAATTCGAGTCGAAGCCCATTCCAGCTCGTGTGAATCGTTGTAATATTGGTTTTCCAGTTGTTAACGAGGAAATTGAAGATTTTCGAAATATCTCCTTGAGTTTGGGCAACAAAGAGCTGCGCTTTGCTGACGGCATTTGGATGCATTCGGCTCGCAAAGGGGATGTTGATGATATGCTGCGTTTGAACAAGAAATTTCGTGCCCTAGAGGAGGAGAATAATATGTGCAATTTGAAGATTGAAGTAATGCTGGATTTGCTAGCTGAGCATGCCACGGAGCTGAACGAGCTGAAGCCAAAGGACAAGT aG
- the LOC6630406 gene encoding uncharacterized protein, producing the protein MSQEAITYEFPSGAGEVALCVERLIKETNEDLKNFRVEQSDLRTLISAVLSENRHLTGELGKFKKVMCSKSSENIQERLHFANDALVKAMAQIEALKKEQRSLQTLQECSQRTIRSMEVELNNYRALLPQGGNDQMAQKYNKAVKMLEARLSEQQEEIRTQANLIKALHEHKQRCGEQIDQLRSQLKDRQHDAATREEDHVKIASLHKQLKDFEKSLMKTRTLLDESKKREVEAMRKIHDALSVSEAAVREKEEAEKLAESYKEEASHLAFNIGSIMDEAANRVDSEVAQLRTKLAEKDKTITSLREKLKFEAMEHKKATLALESRNERITLKYKEALNQNAKLEKQVESCNKRLIELEQSAFNDETHHLQHKKDYESKMETYLNSYKELKAHYKELLQDLTKKFEGAFESLHKEKCELQAENEMLRNSAAGDGLGKLL; encoded by the exons atgtcgCAGGAGGCTATAACCTATGAGTTCCCGAG CGGTGCCGGCGAGGTGGCATTGTGCGTGGAGCGACTGATAAAGGAAACCAACGAGGACTTGAAAAATTTTCGCGTGGAGCAATCCGACCTGCGAACGCTAATAAGCGCTGTATTAAGTGAGAATCGTCACTTGACCGGCGAACTGGggaaatttaaaaaagtaatGTGTTCCAAAAGCAGTGAGAATATACAGGAAAGACTGCATTTTGCTAACGATGCGTTGGTCAAAGCCATGGCACAAATTGAGGCACTAAAAAAGGAGCAACGTAGTCTGCAGACATTGCAGGAGTGCTCACAGCGCACCATTAGGAGCATGGAGGTCGAATTAAACAATTATCGTGCCCTGCTGCCACAAGGAGGCAATGATCAG ATGGCGCAAAAGTATAATAAAGCTGTTAAAATGCTTGAAGCCCGTTTGAGTGAGCAGCAAGAGGAAATTCGTACACAGGCGAATCTCATCAAAGCTCTGCATGAGCATAAGCAGCGCTGTGGTGAGCAAATCGATCAGTTGCGATCTCAGCTAAAGGATCGCCAGCATGATGCAGCCACTCGAGAAGAAGATCACGTTAAGATAGCCAGTTTACATAAACAACTGAAGGACTTTGAGAAATCCTTGATGAAAACTCGAACGTTGCTTGATGAGAGTAAGAAGCGTGAGGTAGAGGCAATGCGCAAGATACATGATGCGCTCAGTGTTAGCGAAGCAGCTGTTCGTGAAAAGGAGGAGGCTGAAAAGCTTGCTGAATCGTACAAGGAGGAAGCCAGCCATCTGGCATTTAACATCGGCAGCATCATGGATGAGGCGGCTAACCGTGTGGACAGTGAAGTCGCTCAGCTTAGGACTAAATTGGCAGAGAAGGACAAAACTATAACATCGCTGCGTGAAAAG CTTAAATTTGAAGCCATGGAACACAAGAAGGCAACGCTAGCCCTCGAATCTCGGAACGAACGTATTACCCTCAAATATAAAGAAGCTCTCAATCAGAACGCAAAACTTGAGAAGCAAGTAGAGTCTTGCAACAAGCGTCTAATAGAACTGGAGCAGTCTGCCTTTAATGATGAAACGCATCACTTACAACA CAAAAAGgattacgagtcaaaaatggagACCTATCTGAATTCATATAAGGAATTAAAAGCGCATTACAAGGAGCTGTTACAGGATCTTACAAAGAAGTTCGAAGGCGCATTCGAAAGTCTGCACAAGGAAAAGTGTGAGCTGCAGGCCGAAAACGAGATGTTAAGGAACAGTGCTGCAGGAGACGGCTTGGGAAAGTTATTGTAG
- the lsn gene encoding vacuolar-sorting protein SNF8 yields MRRRVGLGAIQQQKLAAEKYKDKGADLQESQLEQMTKQMEVFRNKLEEFAMKHKEDIRKNSQFRKQFQEMCAAIGVDPLATGKGFWSVLGMGDFYYELSVQVVEVCLAANHKTGGLMELDELRRRLIAARGQSAVHQEITKEDILMAAKKLIIFGNGFVVHKLGKGKYMVQSIPGELSMEETNILSAAANTETGYVTQNQLIKDLGWTEYRTKQALEKVLGEGLCWIDKQSDVEPSYWFPSLFPGRNAQIAAA; encoded by the exons ATGCGCCGCCGAGTGGGTCTAGGTGCCATACAGCAGCAAAAGTTGGCTGCTGAAAAATATAAGGACAAAGGGGCCGATTTGCAGGAATCTCAATTGGAGCAAATGACGAAACAAATGGAAGTTTTTCGCAATAAATTGGAAGAGTTTGCCATGAAACACAAGGAAGACATACGCAAAAACTCGCAGTTTCGAAAACAATTTCAGGAAATGTGCGCTGCCATTGGCGTGGATCCTCTAGCCACTGGAAAAGGATTCTGGAGCGTGCTTGGCATGGGAGATTTCTATTACGAGCTTAGCGTACAGGTTGTGGAAGTCTGCCTTGCAGCCAATCATAAAACTGGCGGCCTTATGGAATTAGACGAACTTCGCCGTCGTCTCATAGCCGCACGTGGTCAGAGTGCGGTTCATCAGGAGATTACAAAAGAGGACATACTCATGGCAGCAAAAAAACTGATCATTTTTGGCAACGG CTTCGTTGTTCACAAACTGGGTAAGGGTAAATATATGGTCCAATCTATTCCGGGTGAGCTAAGCATGGAGGAGACCAACATACTCAGTGCTGCAGCTAATACGGAAACTGGCTACGTCACCCAAAATCAACTCATTAAAGACTTGGG ATGGACCGAATACCGCACAAAACAAGCGCTGGAAAAGGTATTGGGCGAGGGCCTGTGCTGGATTGATAAACAATCGGATGTTGAGCCAAGTTATTGGTTTCCTAGCTTGTTTCCCGGTCGCAATGCACAAATCGCTGCTGCATAG
- the disp gene encoding protein dispatched: MLCFDSEKMNWYYHVLARRPYLVVVSIAVYCVACIIVAFLLNDLPDFSDPTLGFETRGTEIGKRLTAWHNLDQEVDGNGVLFSNPTDLMQKLQYDKKRGVPRHQHPNHRRHKDQRRKHKNNKGRKGHKKNEHDDMAYKMMLINKRLKATKSPLNDKWMGDNGVFRDYEVTNDSSPSLLEPTRRSEEIEYGHNTTFVDEDEHRERVQTKKSTWRMLKQASLPNGGWSNSRVRQPIEGFFCDSSPHKEYSHFVVQRIGPNSTDSLFDLNGMLAMCQLQEQIGTVPSYQAFCEPEMLTFNCCRPWSLPNYATLLANKSSCFDLTADDVALLRSLLLNCYDYYHYLKLDINCNELNRCYAPEECTRNNLVFNVLNFLSDHSFIKPNDTNVYLKYAMIFVPVARSNRILPLFHEWQHVELCNELVEVVAMDLGLENELFSELLLTDVWLVSLGGLFVMACVWLYTGSAFITLMSSCAICFSLGLAYFVYTLVFELSFFPYMNLLAIVVIIGIGADDVFLFLKIWQCVLAERFSKSSTLNTQSTLPTPLEHNEHTETLENLMALTMRHAAASMFVTSVTTASAFYASYSSSITAIKCFGIFAGTVVVTNYLLMITWLPASVSIMERLFASHMCCQQHLTQKLINACKKSINRFCELFEECITQSIMSYAYLWLFIFAVLGVSSAIIVFWYPGLQLPEKPHFQLFVSHHPFEVYTKLRHQFWFEKPLQGVENFNMSMRFVWGVQAVDDGDFTNPSSYGNLHYDNNFNISSKSAQIWLRNFCQNIRQQPFYQATFGFLLPNCFIENFIRYMERRCVDEMDSMSLDRAPCCDAEFPYEPHIFEECLPQCISNLCETSFYQHGKAGPKFAAGPIHSDEYFEGNSNESLSIESTPTQLLVKAIIIEFDSNVRYSTLYANIHQFYESVETWFQQQLSTAPLELRGGWFISDLKFYSVQDTLSHDTIIAIVLAMAASLVVLLCFTLNFIISIYAVITVSLTIFNTVAVLILLGWRLNILESIAVSTAIGLAVDFSLHYGIHYRLSPSKERIAATQFALSRIIGPTVMAATTTGVAGGIMMASNILPYIQIGIFLVVVMATSWFYSTFFLMSLLKVAGPQYDFMQLGWPAWRKRRTAKTNKFYERKPSQIIATEQLLTPTSSAIVEMANSETHELESLNSNNQIRTISGTESGLPPPSLAVDLEHSFQTPH, from the exons ATGTTGTGCTTCGACTCGGAGAAGATGAACTGGTATTATCATGTGCTGGCACGGAGACCATACCTGGTGGTCGTTTCAATTGCAGTTTATTGCGTGGCCTGCATTATAGTCGCATTTTTACTGAACGACCTACCAGATTTTAGTGACCCCACCTTG GGCTTTGAGACGCGAGGCACCGAAATTGGCAAACGTCTAACCGCTTGGCATAATCTGGATCAGGAGGTTGACGGCAACGGTGTATTGTTTTCCAACCCCACAGATCTGATGCAAAAGCTTCAATACGACAAGAAACGTGGTGTACCGCGTCATCAGCATCCCAATCACAGGCGGCACAAAGACCAGCGACGAAAGCATAAAAACAATAAGGGCCGCAAAGGGCACAAGAAGAACGAGCACGACGACATGGCGTACAAAATGATGCTTATAAATAAGCGTCTAAAGGCGACCAAGAGTCCACTAAACGATAAGTGGATGGGTGACAACGGCGTGTTTCGTGATTACGAGGTTACCAACGATAGCAGCCCTTCCTTGCTAGAGCCGACCAGACGCAGCGAGGAGATTGAGTATGGCCACAATACAACTTTCGTGGATGAGGATGAGCATCGTGAGCGCGTACAGACCAAGAAGAGCACATGGCGTATGCTAAAGCAGGCCTCATTACCCAACGGCGGATGGTCTAACTCAAGAGTGCGTCAGCCCATCGAGGGTTTTTTTTGTGATTCCTCACCACATAAGGAATACTCACATTTTGTGGTGCAACGTATTGGACCGAATTCCACAGACTCACTGTTTGATCTAAATGGCATGTTAGCCATGTGCCAGCTGCAAGAACAAATTGGTACAGTGCCCAGTTACCAGGCATTCTGTGAGCCCGAAATGCTGACATTCAATTGCTGCCGGCCGTGGTCGCTGCCCAACTATGCCACCCTGTTGGCCAATAAGAGTTCCTGTTTTGATCTAACCGCGGATGATGTTGCGCTGCTTCGATCGCTGCTGCTTAATTGCTACGATTACTACCACTATCTAAAGTTGGACATCAATTGTAATGAATTAAATCGCTGTTATGCGCCGGAGGAATGTACGCGCAACAATTTGGTTTTCAATGTACTCAACTTTCTAAGCGACCACAGCTTTATTAAGCCAAAT gACACGAATGTTTATTTGAAATACGCAATGATTTTTGTACCAGTGGCTCGTTCCAATCGTATCCTGCCGCTTTTCCACGAATGGCAACACGT CGAGCTATGCAATGAGTTAGTGGAAGTTGTTGCCATGGATTTGGGTCTGGAAAATGAGCTATTTAGCGAGCTGTTACTCACTGACGTTTGGCTGGTATCGCTGGGTGGTCTCTTCGTTATGGCTTGCGTTTGGTTATATACAGGCTCTGCGTTTATTACACTAATGTCCTCTTGTGCCATTTGTTTCTCATTGGGATTGGCATACTTTGTTTACACGCTGGTATTTGAGTTAAGCTTCTTTCCATATATGAATCTCCTAGCCATTGTGGTCATCATTGGTATTGGCGCGGATGATGTATTCTTGTTCCTTAAAATCTGGCAATGTGTTCTGGCCGAGCGCTTTAGCAAGAGCAGTACATTGAACACACAATCAACGTTGCCCACTCCATTGGAGCACAATGAGCACACGGAAACATTAGAGAATCTAATGGCGCTGACCATGCGACATGCGGCAGCTTCAATGTTTGTCACCTCGGTAACCACTGCTAGTGCATTTTATGCCTCCTACAGTAGCTCCATAACGGCAATTAAATGTTTTGG AATTTTCGCGGGCACCGTTGTGGTCACCAACTATTTACTTATGATTACCTGGTTGCCCGCCTCGGTATCAATTATGGAGCGCCTGTTTGCCAGCCACATGTGCTGCCAGCAACATTTAACACAAAAATTGATCAACGCCTGCAAGAAGTCAATTAATCGATTTTGCGAATTGTTTGAAGAGTGTATTACGCAGAGTATTATGAGTTATGCATATCTGTGGCTGTTCATTTTTGCCGTGCTGGGCGTTTCTAGTGCGATCATTGTGTTCTGGTATCCGGGTCTGCAGCTGCCAGAGAAAccacattttcaattatttgtgTCACATCATCCCTTCGAGGTATATACAAAGCTAAGGCATCAGTTTTGGTTTGAGAAGCCTCTGCAAGGTGTGGAAAATTTCAATATGAGCATGCGCTTCGTTTGGGGCGTACAAGCGGTCGACGATGGCGACTTCACGAACCCCAGCTCATACGGTAACCTACACTATgacaataattttaatatatcaaGCAAGTCGGCGCAGATTTGGTTAAGGAACTTTTGTCAAAACATACGCCAGCAACCATTTTATCAGGCTACCTTTGGTTTCTTGCTGCCCAATTGCTTTATTGAGAACTTTATAAGATATATGGAGCGTAG ATGCGTTGATGAGATGGACTCAATGAGCCTGGATCGCGCACCCTGCTGCGACGCAGAGTTTCCCTACGAACCACACATATTTGAGGAGTGTTTGCCACAATGCATTTCGAATCTGTGCGAAACCAGTTTCTATCAGCACGGCAAAGCGGGTCCCAAGTTTGCTGCTGGACCCATCCACTCGGATGAGTACTTCGAGGGCAATAGTAATGAAAGCTTAAGCATTGAGTCTACGCCTACGCAACTACTCGTAAAAGCTATCATCATTGAGTTTGATTCGAATGTCAGATACAGCACGCTTTACGCTAACATCCACCAGTTTTATGAGAGCGTCGAAACTTGGtttcagcagcagctcagcaCGGCGCCCTTGGAGTTGCGTGGTGGCTGGTTTATCAGTGACTTGAAGTTTTACAGCGTTCAGGACACACTTTCGCACGACACAATCATTGCTATTGTGCTGGCCATGGCCGCTTCTCTTGTGGTTCTGCTCTGCTTCAcacttaattttattatttccatATATGCCGTCATTACCGTCTCTCTGACCATTTTTAACACTGTGGCTGTGCTTATCTTACTCGGATGGCGGCTTAATATACTGGAGAGCATTGCGGTATCGACTGCAATTGGCTTGGCTGTGGATTTTAGCCTGCACTATGGCATACATTATCGGCTCTCGCCCTCTAAAGAGCGCATTGCAGCCACACAATTTGCGCTGTCCCGGATCATTGGACCAACAGTTATGGCAGCAACTACCACTGGCGTTGCCGGTGGCATTATGATGGCATCAAATATATTACCTTACATACAGATTGGCATATTTTTAGTTGTAGTCATGGCCACCAGTTGGTTCTATTCAACCTTCTTTTTGATGAGCCTGCTCAAAGTGGCTGGACCGCAGTACGATTTCATGCAACTGGGCTGGCCTGCATGGCGCAAGCGTCGCACTGCAAAGACTAATAAGTTCTACGAACG CAAACCCAGTCAAATAATTGCAACTGAACAGCTGCTAACACCCACCAGCTCAGCCATTGTTGAGATGGCAAATTCGGAGACACATGAATTGGAATCTCTCAATTCAAACAATCAGATCAGAACCATTTCAGGTACAGAAAGTGGACTTCCGCCGCCTTCCCTGGCTGTGGACTTAGAGCACTCATTTCAAACGCCGCACTAG
- the LOC6630307 gene encoding uncharacterized protein has product MSSEEESIARSERLAQVDVKDLLPTCFNKKTVTKADFVNHMHDGRIYKPQKIIKKQTDAALISGHYANNLKVNNFELKTRTWPYAMDWREEYRQYILRTKWCNEDIYKLFFECPPVRFDQVEDFLRDMQKTVYGSDYSPNDYASLTSRKTTTANISDSSRSSKDIQTTYGNYYNRLEELNALGAALYRRPEPKNMSMETFAKNMRKLFRKYDLSTYYEEVCVPALVTAKDGKMPTGPIDRYTLRKY; this is encoded by the coding sequence ATGTCTAGCGAAGAGGAATCTATAGCACGCAGCGAACGTTTAGCTCAGGTGGACGTCAAAGATCTGCTGCCAACATGTTTCAATAAAAAGACCGTCACAAAAGCAGACTTTGTGAACCACATGCATGATGGTCGCATTTATAAACCACAAAAGataattaaaaagcaaacCGATGCGGCTTTGATCTCTGGGCACTATGCGAACAATCTTAAGGttaataattttgaattaaaaacaCGCACCTGGCCCTATGCAATGGACTGGCGCGAAGAATATCGCCAATATATACTGCGGACAAAATGGTGCAACGAggatatttataaattgttcttTGAGTGCCCGCCAGTGCGTTTTGATCAAGTCGAAGATTTTTTGAGGGATATGCAGAAAACTGTTTATGGTTCGGACTATTCGCCAAATGACTATGCGTCACTGACTAgtcgaaaaacaacaacagcgaataTATCAGATTCGAGCCGTTCATCCAAGGACATTCAGACTACGTATGGCAATTACTATAATCGGCTCGAGGAGCTCAATGCCTTGGGTGCAGCATTGTATCGGCGACCTGAACCCAAAAATATGTCCATGGAGACATTTGCCAAAAACATGCGCAAGCTTTTCCGCAAATATGATCTGAGTACATACTATGAAGAAGTCTGCGTACCTGCATTGGTGACAGCAAAGGATGGCAAAATGCCTACAGGACCCATCGACCGTTACACGCTGCGCAAGTACTAA